A window of the Cucurbita pepo subsp. pepo cultivar mu-cu-16 chromosome LG01, ASM280686v2, whole genome shotgun sequence genome harbors these coding sequences:
- the LOC111778088 gene encoding nicotinate-nucleotide pyrophosphorylase [carboxylating], chloroplastic, with protein sequence MHILNLYRPSFGHIWQCCGHSDLRGCSRGLTHISISTAHGLVPRKLTAMSASVSKDSGISVASVAIQPPSHPTYDLRGVIKLALAEDSANFGDVTSLATIPSDMVVDAFFLAKEDGIVAGIALANMVFQEVDPSIKVEWSQKDGDYIHKGLQFGKVSGQAQSILVAERVALNFMQRMSGIATLTKAMADAAAPARILETRKTAPGLRLVDKWAVLIGGGQNHRMGLFDMVLIKDNHISAAGGISNAINSVDLYLQQRNLKMNVEVETRTLEEVHEVLHYATQNKTSLTRMMLDNMVVPLPSGDVDVSMLKEAVDIINGRFETEASGNVTLQTIQKIGQTGVTYISSGALTHSVKALDISLKIDTELALQVGRRTKRA encoded by the exons ATGCATATACTGAATCTGTATAGACCCTCTTTCGGGCATATCTGGCAATGCTGTGGACATAGCGATTTGCGGGGCTGTTCTAGAGGGTTAACACATATCTCAATCTCTACTGCTCACGGCTTGGTTCCCAG GAAACTTACGGCAATGTCTGCATCTGTGTCAAAAGATTCTGGAATATCAGTTGCATCAGTAGCAATCCAGCCTCCATCTCACCCTACCTATGATTTGCGAGGCGTTATCAAGTTAGCCCTTGCTGAAGATTCTGCTAATTTTG GTGATGTAACATCTCTGGCCACCATCCCCTCTGACATGGTAGTGGATGCTTTCTTCTTGGCCAAAGAGGACGGCATTGTTGCTGGCATTGCTCTTGCAAACATGGTATTCCAGGAGGTTGATCCTTCAATTAAG GTAGAATGGTCTCAGAAGGATGGAGATTATATTCATAAAGGACTACAATTTGGAAAAGTTTCTG GGCAAGCACAAAGCATCCTTGTAGCTGAAAGGGTGGCACTAAATTTTATGCAGAGAATGAGTGGAATTGCAACATTAACTAAG GCAATGGCAGATGCTGCTGCCCCTGCACGCATTCTGGAAACGAGAAAAACTGCTCCAGGTTTACGTTTGGTGGATAAGTGGGCG GTATTGATTGGTGGAGGCCAAAATCACAGGATGGGTTTATTTGATATGGTGTTGATAAAAGATAATCATATATCAGCAGCTGGAGGCATCTCAAATGCCATTAACTCTGTTGACTTGTATCTGCAACAAAGAAATCTTAAAATGAACGTCGAG GTTGAGACCAGGACACTTGAGGAAGTTCATGAGGTACTGCACTATGCTACCCAAAACAAGACATCCTTAACTAGGATGATGTTGGATAATATGGTCGTTCCACTCCCAAGTGGCGATGTTGATGTGTCCATGCTTAAGGAGGCTGTAGACATCATCAATGGGAGATTTGAGACCGAG GCTTCAGGAAATGTTACTCTGCAGACCATACAGAAAATTGGACAAACTGGGGTTACTTACATATCCAG
- the LOC111781020 gene encoding uncharacterized protein LOC111781020, whose amino-acid sequence MAPSNCSLILLFILFQLFLSQTLARKPHLIDFRSPNLYPEGIVWDASAQHFVVGSLHHRTLVSVSDAGVAETLIHDPDLPENVSILGLAIDSVNNRLLAAVHAAPPLPEFNALAAYDLRSRRRISLTPLPSDGTSSHRPVANAVAADFKGNAFITNSAGNFIWKVNIDGSATVFSKSTSYSSHPATPNEVYSSSGLNGAVYVSKGYLLVVQSNTGKMYKVDADDGTARLVLLNKDLKGADGIAARRDGVVLVVSYRKLWFLKSEDSWGEGVVYDEIDLDEEKFATGVTVGNEGRVYVLNGYVNEGLNGNLGRERFGIEEMRSPKESEDEWVWVYVLVGFGLAYFFFWRFQMKQLIGNMDKKIN is encoded by the coding sequence ATGGCGCCGAGTAATTGCTCTCTAATTCTCCTCTTCATCCTCTTCCAATTGTTCCTCTCCCAAACCCTAGCTCGAAAGCCCCACCTTATCGATTTCCGATCCCCAAATCTGTATCCAGAGGGCATCGTATGGGACGCATCCGCGCAGCATTTCGTCGTCGGCTCACTCCACCACCGCACTCTCGTCTCCGTCTCTGACGCCGGCGTCgccgaaaccctaatccacgATCCTGACCTCCCCGAAAACGTCTCGATCTTAGGTCTCGCCATCGATTCCGTCAACAACCGCCTCCTCGCAGCCGTCCATGCTGCCCCTCCACTTCCGGAATTCAACGCCCTCGCTGCCTACGATCTGCGATCTCGCCGCCGCATCTCCCTCACTCCTCTCCCATCCGATGGAACCTCCAGTCACCGCCCTGTCGCAAACGCCGTCGCGGCCGACTTCAAGGGCAACGCCTTCATCACAAACTCCGCCGGAAACTTCATCTGGAAGGTAAACATAGACGGATCGGCCACAGTCTTCTCGAAATCAACGAGTTACAGTTCCCATCCCGCAACCCCCAACGAAGTCTATTCATCCTCAGGGCTAAACGGCGCGGTTTACGTGAGCAAAGGATATCTTCTGGTGGTGCAATCAAACACCGGAAAGATGTACAAAGTGGACGCAGACGACGGAACGGCGAGGCTGGTTTTGCTGAACAAAGATCTGAAAGGGGCGGACGGGATAGCGGCGAGGAGAGACGGCGTCGTTTTGGTGGTGAGTTACAGAAAGCTTTGGTTCCTGAAGAGCGAGGACAGTTGGGGTGAGGGGGTGGTTTATGACGAAATTGACCTCGATGAAGAGAAGTTCGCTACAGGCGTGACAGTGGGGAATGAGGGGAGGGTGTACGTGTTGAATGGTTACGTGAATGAGGGGTTAAATGGTAATTTAGGAAGGGAGCGGTTCGGGATTGAGGAAATGAGGTCTCCCAAAGAGAGTGAAGACGAATGGGTTTGGGTTTATGTATTGGTCGGGTTCGGTTTGgcttatttcttcttttggagATTTCAGATGAAACAACTCATTGGGAACATGGATAAGAagattaattga